Proteins from a single region of Butyrivibrio fibrisolvens:
- a CDS encoding KH domain-containing protein: MKELVEVIAKALVDNPGEVVVTEKDDGRNITIELHVAASDMGKVIGKQGRIAKAIRSVVKAASTREDKHVDVEIV, from the coding sequence ATGAAAGAATTAGTCGAGGTAATCGCAAAGGCTTTAGTCGATAATCCGGGAGAAGTTGTTGTTACCGAGAAGGACGACGGCCGTAACATCACTATTGAGTTACACGTTGCTGCTTCTGATATGGGTAAAGTAATTGGTAAGCAGGGTAGAATAGCAAAAGCAATCCGCTCTGTTGTGAAGGCAGCATCTACACGCGAAGATAAGCACGTAGACGTTGAAATTGTCTGA
- the trmD gene encoding tRNA (guanosine(37)-N1)-methyltransferase TrmD gives MDFHVMTLFPEMVSQGLSTSILGRAMSKNLISLECINIRDYSADQKHHKVDDYTYGGGAGMLMQAQPVYDCYKSLESRIDSSHTKRVIYVTPQGKVFNQQLAAEFAQADDLIFLCGHYEGIDERVLEEIVTDYVSIGDYVLTGGELPAMVMIDTISRLVPGVLNNDISAETESFTDGLLEYPQYSRPEEWMGKKVPPILLSGDHKKVDEWRLQMSLERTKERRPELYEAWMAAHPPKPPKKRRRRRKSSAGENEIITENSTAQENSNNTENTDNS, from the coding sequence ATGGATTTCCATGTTATGACTCTTTTTCCGGAGATGGTCTCACAGGGCCTTTCTACCAGTATTCTTGGAAGGGCTATGAGTAAGAATCTTATATCTCTTGAGTGTATCAACATAAGAGATTATTCCGCAGATCAAAAACATCACAAGGTTGATGATTATACATATGGCGGCGGTGCAGGAATGCTCATGCAGGCTCAGCCTGTCTATGACTGTTACAAAAGCCTCGAAAGCCGCATCGATTCATCTCACACAAAGCGCGTCATATATGTAACCCCTCAGGGTAAGGTGTTTAACCAGCAGCTGGCAGCTGAGTTTGCCCAGGCTGATGACCTTATTTTTCTGTGTGGTCACTATGAAGGCATTGATGAGAGAGTTCTTGAAGAGATAGTTACCGACTATGTTTCTATAGGTGATTATGTCCTTACAGGAGGCGAGCTTCCGGCTATGGTCATGATAGATACCATATCAAGACTTGTTCCCGGAGTTCTTAATAATGACATCTCGGCAGAGACAGAATCTTTTACCGATGGTCTTCTTGAGTACCCCCAGTATTCAAGACCTGAAGAGTGGATGGGCAAAAAAGTTCCGCCGATCCTTTTGTCAGGAGATCACAAAAAGGTAGATGAGTGGCGTCTTCAGATGTCACTTGAAAGAACTAAGGAAAGACGTCCTGAGCTCTATGAAGCCTGGATGGCGGCGCATCCACCCAAGCCGCCCAAGAAGCGCAGAAGGCGCAGGAAAAGCAGTGCGGGTGAAAATGAGATAATTACTGAAAACAGCACTGCACAAGAGAATTCCAATAATACAGAAAACACAGACAATTCTTGA
- the rimM gene encoding ribosome maturation factor RimM (Essential for efficient processing of 16S rRNA) — MPYTQKFQVGVIASTHGIRGEVNVFPTTDDPKRFKLLKEVTMESEREGAVLLHVQSVRFFKKFVIVKFKEFDDINQVERFRGNILTVPREQAVKLEEGEYYIQDLIGIDIVDEDDNKLGKLVDVIQTGANDVYEMERADGGPNVLIPAIKQCILDVNLDTNIMKIHVMDGLM; from the coding sequence ATGCCATATACACAGAAATTTCAGGTTGGTGTAATTGCATCTACACACGGAATACGTGGCGAAGTAAACGTTTTTCCGACAACAGATGATCCTAAACGTTTTAAACTTTTAAAAGAAGTTACTATGGAAAGCGAGCGTGAGGGAGCTGTTCTTCTTCATGTTCAGAGTGTCAGATTTTTCAAAAAGTTTGTTATCGTTAAGTTCAAAGAATTTGATGATATCAACCAGGTTGAGAGATTCCGAGGCAATATACTGACAGTCCCAAGAGAGCAGGCAGTTAAGCTTGAAGAGGGTGAATATTATATTCAGGATCTTATTGGAATCGATATCGTTGATGAAGATGACAATAAGCTTGGTAAGCTCGTAGATGTCATTCAGACAGGTGCTAATGACGTATATGAGATGGAGAGAGCAGATGGCGGCCCAAACGTCCTTATACCCGCTATCAAGCAGTGTATCCTTGATGTAAATCTTGATACCAATATCATGAAGATCCACGTTATGGATGGACTTATGTAA
- the udp gene encoding uridine phosphorylase, whose amino-acid sequence MIDYTEGSGLQYHIGVSSEMVGEYVILPGDPGRCEKIAAYFEDAKKVGQNREFTTYTGMLAGRKVSVTSTGIGGPSAAICMEELARCGVKTFIRVGTCGGMQTNVLGGDLIIASGAVRMEGTSKEYAPIEFPAVADFDVTRALVDAAEAKEYPYHVGVVECKDSFYGQHEPEKKPVSYELENKWKAWMRCGVLASEMESAALYTVAPTLKVKCGTILLTVANQERAKLGLPNPQVHDTGKAIEIAVDAIKRLIESEEKK is encoded by the coding sequence ATGATTGATTATACCGAAGGTTCAGGACTGCAGTATCATATTGGCGTTAGTTCTGAGATGGTAGGCGAGTATGTTATTCTTCCGGGTGATCCGGGACGTTGCGAGAAGATCGCAGCTTATTTTGAAGATGCTAAGAAAGTCGGACAGAATCGCGAATTTACAACTTATACAGGAATGCTTGCCGGTCGCAAGGTAAGCGTAACATCAACTGGTATCGGTGGCCCTTCTGCAGCTATCTGCATGGAAGAGCTTGCCAGATGCGGAGTTAAGACATTTATCAGAGTTGGTACATGCGGCGGTATGCAGACAAATGTTCTTGGCGGTGACCTTATAATTGCAAGCGGCGCCGTAAGAATGGAAGGAACAAGTAAGGAATATGCTCCTATTGAGTTCCCTGCTGTTGCTGATTTTGATGTAACAAGAGCCCTTGTAGATGCAGCAGAAGCTAAAGAGTATCCTTATCACGTAGGCGTTGTAGAATGTAAGGATTCCTTCTATGGCCAGCATGAGCCTGAGAAGAAGCCTGTTTCTTACGAGCTTGAGAATAAATGGAAAGCATGGATGAGATGCGGCGTACTGGCTTCTGAGATGGAGTCTGCAGCTTTATATACAGTTGCACCTACACTTAAGGTTAAGTGTGGTACGATCCTCCTTACAGTAGCTAACCAGGAGCGTGCTAAGCTTGGTCTTCCTAATCCTCAGGTACACGATACAGGCAAGGCTATCGAGATAGCTGTAGATGCTATCAAGCGCCTTATTGAGAGTGAGGAAAAGAAATAA
- the rplS gene encoding 50S ribosomal protein L19, with protein MTIIEELEKEQLNANAPKFETGDTIKVYAKIVEGERTRTQVFEGTVKKIQGGSNRATFTVRKIAYGVGVEKTWPLHSPLVEKVEVVRKGKVRRAKLNYLVGLTGKKAKVKEAK; from the coding sequence ATGACAATTATTGAAGAACTCGAGAAAGAGCAGCTGAATGCTAACGCACCTAAATTCGAAACTGGTGATACTATTAAGGTATACGCTAAGATCGTTGAAGGTGAGCGTACAAGAACACAGGTTTTCGAAGGAACTGTTAAGAAGATCCAGGGTGGTTCAAACCGCGCTACATTCACAGTTCGTAAGATTGCTTACGGCGTAGGCGTTGAGAAGACATGGCCTCTTCACTCTCCACTTGTTGAGAAGGTTGAAGTTGTTCGTAAGGGTAAAGTTAGACGTGCTAAGCTTAACTACCTTGTTGGACTTACAGGCAAAAAGGCTAAGGTTAAGGAAGCTAAATAA